The Aureispira anguillae genome contains a region encoding:
- a CDS encoding Crp/Fnr family transcriptional regulator: protein MEELKEQLKKYLLRYVKFSDQEIAIIYKALTVKTYNKKDFLLREGQICRQYFFLTKGLVRSFYIDEKGTEKITEFAIENWWLTEIESLKMECPSMVNIQAVEKTSVLCLSKTNLETLYRTIPKLERFFRLITENKLIAIQRRANFFMKRNSKERYEFFISRLAHFAQRVPQYMVASYLEITPEYLSELRKIKR, encoded by the coding sequence ATGGAGGAACTAAAAGAGCAATTAAAAAAATACCTACTTCGTTATGTTAAGTTTAGCGATCAGGAGATAGCAATTATTTATAAGGCATTGACGGTTAAAACGTATAATAAAAAGGATTTTTTATTGAGAGAAGGGCAGATTTGTAGGCAATATTTTTTCTTAACCAAAGGGCTCGTTCGTTCCTTTTACATCGATGAGAAGGGAACAGAAAAAATTACAGAATTTGCCATAGAGAATTGGTGGTTAACAGAAATAGAAAGCTTAAAAATGGAATGCCCCTCAATGGTAAATATCCAAGCTGTTGAAAAAACTAGTGTGCTTTGTTTGAGCAAAACGAATTTAGAAACACTGTATAGAACCATTCCTAAGTTAGAGCGTTTTTTTAGACTCATTACAGAAAACAAATTAATTGCAATACAACGACGAGCCAACTTTTTTATGAAAAGGAATAGCAAGGAGCGATATGAATTTTTTATCAGTAGACTTGCTCATTTTGCACAACGTGTCCCTCAATATATGGTGGCTTCCTATTTAGAAATTACGCCAGAATATCTAAGTGAGTTGAGAAAAATAAAGCGATAG